From a single Paenibacillus sp. FSL W8-0426 genomic region:
- a CDS encoding COX15/CtaA family protein, whose translation MKHLTLFKWLTVLTCLVMFMATFGGGVVTRTESGLGCGAEWPLCNGKLVPAHTVASLIEFSHRAVSALAGLLSIASFVAFLRFGKSRRDLQLFSLLTLLFVIIQGIMGAFAVVFSQSSAVMALHFGFALIAFASSLMMALGIRQEAKHGGLERLNKYPRVSKNFRNLVWFSTIYTYLVVYTGAFVSHTDSAGGCSGFPLCNGQIVPELSGGVAVAFIHRLAAVSLVVVIAILGHYAYRKHPDNKELRTLGVVSVVLVLLQVFIGFLMMLTMNRPEVYMFVALSHMLDIAILFGILTYMSFLVYKLHKPVNRF comes from the coding sequence TTGAAGCATTTAACCTTGTTTAAATGGTTGACCGTATTAACCTGTCTTGTCATGTTCATGGCCACGTTTGGTGGCGGCGTCGTTACGCGGACCGAGTCCGGACTCGGCTGTGGCGCCGAATGGCCTCTATGCAACGGCAAACTGGTTCCGGCCCATACCGTTGCCTCCTTGATCGAATTTTCCCACCGTGCCGTCAGTGCGTTGGCAGGGCTGTTGTCCATTGCCTCGTTCGTTGCGTTTTTACGGTTCGGCAAGTCCCGCCGAGATCTGCAATTGTTCTCATTGCTGACATTGTTATTTGTCATCATACAGGGGATCATGGGCGCATTCGCCGTCGTCTTTTCCCAGTCATCGGCAGTCATGGCGCTGCATTTCGGGTTTGCGCTGATCGCCTTTGCCAGCTCGCTCATGATGGCTTTGGGCATTCGCCAAGAGGCCAAGCATGGCGGACTGGAACGTTTGAACAAATATCCGCGAGTGAGCAAAAATTTCCGGAATCTCGTGTGGTTCTCCACCATTTACACGTACCTGGTTGTGTACACGGGGGCTTTTGTAAGCCATACGGATTCGGCTGGCGGCTGTTCCGGATTCCCTCTATGTAACGGGCAAATCGTTCCTGAACTGTCCGGCGGCGTTGCCGTAGCCTTCATCCACCGTTTAGCAGCGGTGTCGCTCGTCGTCGTGATTGCGATTCTGGGGCACTATGCATACCGCAAACATCCGGATAATAAGGAGCTTAGAACGCTGGGTGTGGTGTCGGTTGTGCTGGTGTTGCTGCAAGTGTTTATCGGTTTCCTGATGATGCTTACGATGAATCGTCCGGAAGTGTACATGTTTGTTGCCTTGTCGCACATGCTTGATATTGCCATCCTGTTCGGCATATTGACGTACATGAGTTTTCTGGTATACAAACTGCACAAACCGGTTAATCGGTTCTGA
- a CDS encoding DUF2515 family protein, with protein MMFLGTDSAPFGAMLQFMRSLPEAAREAWRGKQAAWHASARLRHPARDLDWNEDTAAALRSEIRRLLPGKTGTDHAAARLARNAPLCEEDCIILEDVSRQTREHNRSNITRTAAYLACYEECPELHWALLAHMVSRNGGYHMTDLQSGLMRNLQDETSRQQTYRLLERCNALIFQDAYPQLLLYQHSRRLGRSCFHLLSHFHVSAFMTPFWERFWLEKCSSLLSTALIINEQNYIEGRVVQHPYFHKNVISSPSFRLHDLAGLNQIVFPLGEGLGIVGRVLERFDKLDERIAFGKSLYAMLFGMDQVLDGVLKFARAVPHQGSRAEYWPGLFTAVQHESGNNTSQRSSAELMDEEWLPEGQRLYSPKLLDVWHETPYEPLPRYDWLQNADCLSHISTPKRPWIFEISHEHRFGILKTALAHDARTILH; from the coding sequence ATGATGTTCCTTGGCACCGATTCTGCCCCGTTCGGAGCCATGCTTCAGTTCATGCGCTCCCTTCCGGAAGCGGCCCGCGAAGCATGGCGCGGCAAACAGGCCGCGTGGCATGCCTCCGCACGGCTCAGGCACCCTGCGCGTGACCTCGATTGGAACGAGGATACCGCGGCAGCGCTGCGTTCCGAGATTCGGCGTTTGCTGCCTGGCAAAACCGGCACAGACCATGCCGCAGCCCGCCTTGCCAGAAACGCTCCCCTATGCGAGGAGGATTGCATCATTCTCGAAGACGTCTCCCGTCAAACCCGGGAACACAACCGGAGCAACATTACGCGAACCGCCGCTTATCTCGCCTGCTACGAGGAATGCCCCGAATTGCACTGGGCGCTGCTTGCCCATATGGTGTCCCGAAATGGCGGCTACCACATGACCGACCTGCAAAGCGGGCTCATGCGCAATTTGCAAGACGAAACCTCCCGGCAGCAGACGTACCGTTTGCTGGAGCGGTGCAATGCTCTTATTTTCCAGGACGCTTATCCTCAACTGTTGTTGTATCAGCATAGCCGCCGCCTTGGACGAAGCTGCTTTCATTTATTGTCCCATTTTCACGTATCGGCGTTCATGACGCCTTTCTGGGAGCGCTTCTGGCTGGAGAAGTGCAGCTCGCTGCTCAGCACGGCATTAATTATTAATGAGCAAAACTATATTGAAGGCCGGGTCGTGCAGCACCCGTATTTCCACAAAAACGTAATCTCCAGCCCTTCCTTCCGATTGCACGACCTGGCAGGGCTGAACCAGATCGTATTTCCTCTCGGAGAGGGCTTGGGCATCGTCGGGCGAGTACTGGAGCGGTTCGACAAGCTGGATGAACGCATTGCATTTGGCAAAAGCCTGTATGCCATGCTATTTGGCATGGATCAGGTGCTGGACGGGGTATTGAAATTTGCACGAGCCGTGCCCCATCAAGGCTCTCGCGCCGAATATTGGCCAGGACTGTTCACCGCAGTTCAGCATGAATCCGGGAATAACACCTCCCAACGAAGCAGCGCTGAGCTGATGGACGAAGAGTGGCTTCCGGAAGGACAGCGCTTGTACAGCCCGAAACTGCTTGACGTTTGGCATGAGACGCCTTATGAACCCCTTCCGAGATACGATTGGCTGCAGAACGCCGACTGCCTCTCTCACATCAGCACGCCCAAGCGTCCTTGGATCTTCGAGATCAGTCACGAGCATCGATTCGGCATCCTGAAAACTGCGCTCGCCCATGATGCCCGGACCATTCTGCATTAG
- a CDS encoding thioredoxin family protein, with protein sequence MQQITSKPEFDVAIQSSRLTVAVFKADWCGDCKFIDPFMPEVEEKYANELTLVEVDVDQVGTVSEEQNILGIPSFVAYTDGRELVRFVNKLRKSREEIEQFLQRAVEVYNTIHK encoded by the coding sequence ATGCAACAAATAACGTCCAAACCGGAATTCGACGTAGCTATTCAGTCTTCGCGGCTTACCGTTGCGGTATTCAAGGCCGATTGGTGCGGGGATTGCAAATTCATTGACCCGTTCATGCCGGAAGTCGAGGAAAAATATGCAAACGAACTGACTCTGGTCGAGGTAGACGTGGATCAGGTCGGAACGGTAAGCGAAGAGCAGAACATTTTGGGCATTCCGAGCTTCGTCGCTTACACGGATGGCCGGGAACTCGTTCGTTTCGTGAACAAACTGCGCAAATCCAGAGAAGAGATCGAGCAGTTTTTGCAACGTGCGGTTGAAGTGTATAACACGATTCATAAATAA